Proteins encoded by one window of Maliibacterium massiliense:
- a CDS encoding ABC transporter permease → MNKAAPMPWRRRVFSREFLVNNAALLMLALLLAINIAFTPNFLHLNTLWNLISQVAGLAFIAMGMTIAISSGGIDLSAGSMMAISAMTFAQIATATGNILLAALGALIICAALGLFNGYMIAKWKIQPIILTLVMQMVLRGAAMLVSKAQILSLKSVPIVEDIGLYRFAGGMPIQIIPLALIVAVTFFILKKMRFGKSVEAVGDNSRTARLSGISVMGTLLLVYMASALIAGMGGLIELFRANACDPNMMGLTYELNAIASVAIGGTSMKGGRAKVFGSLVGAAVMTLINITVNMNNIPFAFANIVKTVIIIFAVALQRERKA, encoded by the coding sequence ATGAACAAAGCGGCTCCCATGCCCTGGCGCAGGCGCGTGTTCTCCCGGGAATTTTTGGTCAACAACGCGGCGCTGCTGATGCTGGCGCTGCTGCTTGCGATCAACATCGCCTTTACGCCCAACTTTCTGCATCTCAACACCCTGTGGAACCTGATCTCCCAGGTGGCGGGCCTTGCGTTCATCGCCATGGGCATGACGATCGCCATCTCATCGGGGGGCATCGATCTTTCTGCGGGTTCCATGATGGCCATCTCGGCCATGACGTTTGCGCAGATCGCCACGGCCACGGGCAACATCCTGCTGGCGGCGCTGGGCGCGCTGATCATCTGCGCGGCGCTGGGCCTGTTCAACGGCTACATGATCGCCAAATGGAAGATCCAGCCCATCATCCTGACGCTGGTGATGCAGATGGTGCTGCGCGGGGCTGCGATGCTGGTATCCAAGGCGCAGATCCTCTCGCTCAAAAGCGTACCCATTGTGGAGGACATCGGCCTGTACCGTTTTGCGGGCGGCATGCCCATCCAGATCATCCCGCTTGCGCTGATCGTGGCGGTGACCTTCTTCATCCTCAAAAAGATGCGCTTTGGCAAGAGCGTGGAGGCGGTGGGCGACAACAGCCGCACCGCGCGTCTTTCCGGCATCTCGGTGATGGGCACGCTGCTGTTGGTCTACATGGCAAGCGCGCTGATTGCGGGCATGGGCGGACTGATCGAGCTGTTCCGCGCCAACGCGTGCGACCCCAACATGATGGGCCTGACCTACGAGCTCAACGCCATCGCGTCGGTGGCCATCGGCGGCACCTCCATGAAGGGGGGACGCGCCAAGGTGTTCGGCTCGCTGGTGGGCGCGGCCGTGATGACGCTGATCAACATCACCGTCAACATGAACAACATCCCCTTTGCCTTTGCCAACATCGTCAAGACCGTCATCATCATCTTCGCCGTCGCCCTGCAGCGCGAGCGCAAGGCGTAG
- a CDS encoding helix-turn-helix domain-containing protein — protein sequence MAAKKYIQSVQRAMDMLEYIALNGNRCRLQDISQALGLNKSTAHTILATLEQKGYVTQEKNSPRYCIGLNAMILGIVYRRDFFAREKMHKILTELADIVGETTYFVVRIGEQYFYLDAVAPQRNIRAETLLGHFSNLSDGCSIAQVFYRYPHLDTPYIADFEQEEAGMHAMALPLVKNDQLLGVVAFRGPSSRFGRDEMEAAYAQFRALAHAFCV from the coding sequence TTGGCAGCAAAGAAGTACATCCAATCGGTTCAGCGGGCGATGGACATGCTGGAATACATTGCGCTCAACGGCAACCGCTGCCGTCTGCAAGATATCAGCCAGGCGCTGGGGCTCAACAAGAGCACCGCGCACACCATTTTGGCCACGCTGGAGCAGAAGGGATACGTCACGCAGGAGAAGAATTCCCCGCGCTACTGCATCGGCCTGAACGCCATGATCCTGGGCATCGTCTACCGCCGCGACTTTTTTGCGCGTGAGAAGATGCACAAAATCCTCACCGAGCTTGCCGATATCGTGGGCGAAACCACCTATTTTGTAGTGCGCATCGGCGAGCAGTACTTTTATCTGGACGCGGTGGCGCCGCAGCGCAACATCCGCGCAGAGACGCTGCTGGGCCACTTCAGCAACCTTTCCGATGGCTGCAGCATCGCGCAGGTTTTCTACCGGTATCCACATCTGGATACGCCGTACATCGCGGACTTTGAGCAGGAAGAGGCGGGCATGCACGCCATGGCGCTGCCGTTGGTCAAAAACGACCAGTTGCTGGGCGTGGTTGCCTTCCGCGGCCCCTCCTCCCGCTTTGGGCGGGACGAGATGGAGGCCGCCTACGCCCAGTTTCGTGCCCTGGCGCACGCGTTTTGCGTGTAG
- a CDS encoding aspartate/glutamate racemase family protein — protein MKIAVIFASLTPQLLTLVERELRAALPEEKSLHIAVQADPSLAAERDDATIARKLVKMYVDAVQAGADVIYHVPSASGAVASGAKETFAMMDVALIRMDDWMAEAAVEMGPRVGLIATQEAALNATRQLVEAYVAQKGKAVNIQNILVADAYGRPKSEVVRILSEKALAVKDSIDTFILAQESLALCEKELRDLIQKPVLSSPRYGALQIKQVLRARD, from the coding sequence ATGAAAATTGCCGTGATATTTGCCAGCCTCACCCCGCAGCTGCTGACACTGGTGGAACGTGAACTGCGTGCGGCGCTGCCCGAGGAAAAGTCGCTGCACATTGCGGTGCAGGCAGATCCCTCGCTGGCCGCGGAGCGGGATGATGCGACGATCGCCCGCAAGCTGGTTAAGATGTACGTCGACGCGGTCCAGGCGGGCGCGGACGTGATCTATCATGTGCCATCGGCCTCGGGCGCGGTGGCCTCGGGCGCCAAAGAGACGTTTGCGATGATGGACGTTGCGCTCATCCGCATGGACGACTGGATGGCGGAAGCCGCGGTGGAGATGGGCCCACGCGTGGGTTTGATCGCCACACAAGAGGCCGCGCTGAACGCCACCCGTCAGCTGGTGGAAGCATACGTGGCGCAGAAGGGCAAGGCGGTAAATATCCAGAATATTCTGGTAGCGGATGCCTATGGACGCCCCAAAAGCGAGGTGGTGCGCATCCTCAGCGAGAAGGCGCTGGCCGTCAAGGACAGCATCGATACCTTCATCCTGGCGCAGGAATCGCTGGCCCTCTGCGAAAAGGAGCTGCGCGACTTGATTCAAAAGCCGGTGCTCTCCAGCCCGCGCTACGGCGCGCTGCAGATCAAGCAGGTGCTGCGCGCGCGCGACTGA
- a CDS encoding RpiB/LacA/LacB family sugar-phosphate isomerase, translated as MTKIIVSSVNVVIDYKNDVIAYLRAQGHTVYDAGADDPSIPVPYHEAAERVALPVQRGEYDFGVTICGTGMGVAQVVNKFRGVYGALVETPYTARMSRVINDANVLCLGAWIPGREMTYAILDAFFGTAFNEGMDVQTSAFNAACRRELDERFGQV; from the coding sequence ATGACGAAAATCATCGTATCGAGCGTCAATGTGGTGATTGATTATAAAAACGACGTAATCGCATATCTGCGTGCGCAAGGGCATACAGTGTACGACGCGGGCGCAGATGATCCCAGCATTCCGGTACCGTATCACGAGGCGGCCGAGCGCGTGGCGCTGCCCGTCCAGCGCGGGGAATATGACTTTGGTGTGACTATCTGCGGCACGGGTATGGGCGTGGCCCAGGTGGTGAACAAATTCCGCGGCGTGTACGGCGCGCTGGTGGAAACCCCTTACACCGCCCGCATGAGCCGGGTGATCAACGATGCGAACGTGCTGTGCCTTGGCGCATGGATTCCTGGACGTGAAATGACCTACGCCATACTGGACGCCTTCTTCGGCACGGCGTTCAACGAGGGCATGGATGTGCAGACGAGCGCGTTCAACGCGGCCTGCCGCAGGGAACTCGATGAGCGCTTCGGCCAGGTATAA
- a CDS encoding 6-phospho-3-hexuloisomerase: MKNDVRMQILEELSEHLLSVDEAQLDTMIDYIEGAKRVFFYARGREMMMLSAFAMRVYHMGYDAYVVGEPHVPPIGKGDVLIVSIGMGTSPRMATALAQIEVARQAGATLVALSAHPETVPDCFAHVVKIPGQTMLETPEHMISVQTMGAPYEQAELVTLDYTVLRMMQRHGWQDADLAARHTNLE; this comes from the coding sequence TTGAAAAACGATGTGAGAATGCAGATTTTAGAGGAGCTGTCCGAACACCTGCTCAGCGTGGATGAGGCGCAGCTCGACACCATGATTGACTACATTGAAGGCGCAAAGCGGGTGTTCTTTTACGCGCGCGGCCGCGAGATGATGATGCTCTCCGCCTTCGCGATGCGCGTCTACCACATGGGGTACGACGCCTATGTGGTGGGGGAACCGCACGTGCCGCCCATCGGCAAGGGGGACGTGCTGATCGTCAGCATCGGCATGGGCACCTCGCCGCGCATGGCCACGGCCCTGGCGCAGATTGAGGTGGCGCGTCAGGCGGGCGCGACGCTGGTGGCGCTCAGCGCCCATCCTGAGACAGTGCCCGACTGCTTTGCGCATGTGGTCAAGATCCCCGGCCAGACCATGCTGGAGACGCCCGAGCATATGATCTCGGTGCAGACCATGGGCGCGCCCTACGAGCAGGCCGAGCTGGTGACGCTGGATTACACCGTGCTGCGCATGATGCAGCGCCACGGTTGGCAGGATGCGGATCTTGCCGCGCGCCACACCAACCTGGAATAA
- a CDS encoding ABC transporter permease has translation MKKQNKVLAFVQGNGPVMVLAALFLFSCIAFGTNFFSYTNLSNLIRQVSIMGLAAIGINFVIISGGRDLSVGSVCAVAAMVMAYLSPYGFFPAVLGALAAGVLLGLINGLVITRLGVQPFIATLGMQLGARGIALLMNGELSIPVDESMTSITFIGRGYIAGIPVPALLFVGCVMLAYFVARRTRFGRAVYAIGGNEESAAMMGLRINRTKVIVYMISGLTTALAAVVLTSRLGAGLPVAGEGWDMTIMATVIIGGTLIRGGVGDMRGVLVGVLICGIITNMINMFGNISTYWQNIINGLLLLAAVIMQTRSANKAALLTTQESE, from the coding sequence ATGAAAAAACAAAACAAGGTGCTGGCGTTTGTGCAGGGCAACGGGCCTGTGATGGTGCTTGCCGCGCTGTTCCTGTTCTCCTGTATCGCCTTTGGCACCAACTTCTTTTCCTACACCAACCTCTCCAACCTGATCCGCCAGGTGAGCATCATGGGCCTTGCGGCCATCGGCATCAACTTTGTCATCATCTCGGGCGGGCGCGACCTGTCAGTAGGCTCGGTGTGCGCTGTGGCCGCCATGGTGATGGCCTACCTGAGCCCCTACGGCTTTTTCCCGGCGGTGCTGGGGGCGCTTGCCGCGGGCGTGCTGCTGGGTCTGATCAACGGCCTTGTGATCACCAGGCTGGGCGTGCAGCCCTTCATCGCCACGCTGGGCATGCAGCTGGGGGCGCGCGGCATTGCGCTCTTGATGAATGGCGAGCTCTCCATCCCCGTGGATGAATCCATGACCTCTATCACCTTTATCGGCCGCGGCTATATCGCGGGCATACCGGTGCCGGCGCTGCTGTTTGTGGGCTGCGTGATGCTGGCCTACTTTGTGGCCAGGCGCACCCGCTTTGGCAGGGCGGTGTACGCCATCGGCGGCAACGAGGAGAGCGCCGCCATGATGGGCCTGCGCATCAACCGCACCAAGGTGATCGTCTACATGATCAGCGGCCTGACAACCGCGCTCGCCGCCGTGGTGCTGACCTCCCGCCTGGGCGCGGGGCTGCCTGTGGCCGGCGAGGGCTGGGATATGACCATCATGGCCACCGTCATCATCGGCGGCACCCTCATCCGCGGGGGCGTGGGCGATATGCGCGGCGTGCTCGTAGGCGTGCTGATCTGCGGCATCATCACCAATATGATCAACATGTTCGGCAACATCAGCACCTACTGGCAGAACATTATCAACGGTCTACTGCTGCTGGCCGCGGTCATTATGCAGACGCGCTCGGCCAATAAGGCGGCTTTACTTACGACGCAAGAAAGTGAGTGA
- a CDS encoding RpiB/LacA/LacB family sugar-phosphate isomerase: MNKRLIIAAGKGLYAYKQQLVLRLREAGYDVTDGGAYDTPDPFPYYMAAEKVARAIQSGAFAQGVLICGTGMGVFQAANKFKGISAALVESPYTAYFARQLSDSNVLCIGGWVMAEAQAMDAINAFFGATFGENMDPQRYARMKRAHEYSREHYGA, encoded by the coding sequence ATGAACAAGCGGCTGATCATTGCCGCGGGCAAAGGACTCTATGCCTACAAGCAGCAACTGGTGCTGCGACTGCGCGAAGCGGGCTACGACGTCACCGACGGTGGCGCCTACGATACACCCGATCCGTTTCCGTATTATATGGCGGCGGAGAAGGTAGCGCGCGCCATCCAGTCCGGTGCATTTGCGCAGGGCGTTTTGATCTGCGGCACAGGCATGGGGGTCTTTCAGGCAGCCAACAAATTCAAGGGCATCTCGGCGGCGCTGGTAGAATCGCCCTATACAGCGTATTTTGCGCGCCAACTGAGCGATTCCAACGTGCTGTGCATCGGCGGCTGGGTGATGGCCGAGGCGCAGGCGATGGATGCCATCAATGCCTTTTTCGGCGCAACCTTTGGGGAGAATATGGACCCGCAGCGCTACGCGCGCATGAAGCGCGCGCACGAATACAGCCGCGAACACTACGGCGCATAG
- a CDS encoding dicarboxylate/amino acid:cation symporter — translation MNKGQKGLKEKKKRGLTSKIFIGLVAGIVVGLILNYTPASYVRDEVILGGVLYVAGQVFIAIIKMLVVPLVFVSIVCGACSMGDTKKLGRIGGKTLLLYMATTCVAIALALGVSTLIRPGVGLDMSALATTQTTVGEATPLTEVLIGIIPTNPVQALAEGNMLQVIFFALLTGICLSLAEKKVQGLISLFVQINEVMMTMVRVVMRFAPIGVFALIATNFAQLGFDMMLPLGKYMFSVLLSLVLHTLVIYGGILLLFGRLNPWRFFKKYTPVMGLGFSTATSNATIPLAIQTLDKRMGVSTSISSFTIPLGATINMDGTAIMQGCAVVFIAQLYGVQLGLGGYLTVIMTATLASIGTAGVPGVGLITLSMVLSSVGLPVEGVAFIMGIDRILDMARTAVNITGDAVVTTVVAKSEGEFVQSVYDRMEKPEAPSVS, via the coding sequence ATGAATAAGGGGCAAAAGGGCTTGAAAGAGAAGAAAAAACGCGGCTTGACGAGCAAGATATTCATCGGCCTGGTGGCGGGCATTGTTGTGGGGCTGATACTTAACTACACGCCCGCCAGCTACGTACGCGACGAGGTGATTCTCGGCGGCGTGCTGTACGTGGCGGGGCAGGTATTTATCGCCATCATCAAGATGCTGGTGGTGCCGCTTGTGTTTGTATCGATCGTCTGCGGCGCGTGCTCCATGGGGGATACCAAAAAGCTGGGGCGCATCGGCGGCAAGACGCTGCTGCTGTATATGGCCACCACCTGCGTGGCCATTGCGCTGGCGCTGGGCGTATCCACGTTGATACGCCCGGGCGTGGGGCTGGATATGTCCGCGCTTGCCACCACACAGACCACTGTGGGCGAGGCGACGCCGCTGACGGAGGTGCTCATCGGCATCATCCCCACCAACCCGGTTCAGGCGCTGGCTGAGGGCAATATGCTGCAGGTGATCTTTTTTGCGCTGCTTACGGGCATCTGCTTGTCGCTTGCCGAAAAGAAGGTGCAGGGCCTCATCAGCCTCTTTGTGCAGATCAATGAAGTGATGATGACCATGGTGCGCGTGGTGATGAGATTTGCACCCATCGGCGTCTTTGCGCTGATAGCCACCAATTTCGCGCAGCTGGGCTTTGATATGATGCTGCCCCTTGGCAAATACATGTTCAGCGTGCTTTTATCGCTGGTGCTGCATACGCTTGTGATTTATGGCGGCATACTGCTGCTCTTTGGCAGGCTCAACCCCTGGCGCTTTTTCAAGAAATACACGCCGGTGATGGGGCTGGGCTTTTCCACAGCCACCAGCAACGCCACCATTCCACTGGCCATCCAGACGCTTGACAAGCGCATGGGTGTCTCGACAAGCATATCCTCGTTTACTATCCCGCTGGGCGCCACCATCAACATGGATGGCACAGCCATTATGCAGGGATGCGCAGTGGTGTTTATTGCCCAGCTCTACGGCGTCCAGTTGGGCCTGGGGGGCTATCTTACGGTGATTATGACTGCCACGCTGGCCAGCATTGGCACGGCGGGCGTGCCGGGCGTAGGCCTCATCACCTTATCCATGGTACTGAGCTCAGTGGGACTACCGGTGGAGGGTGTCGCGTTCATTATGGGCATTGACCGCATTTTAGATATGGCGCGAACCGCGGTGAATATTACCGGCGATGCGGTGGTTACCACGGTGGTGGCAAAGAGCGAGGGGGAATTTGTCCAAAGCGTGTACGACCGCATGGAAAAGCCCGAGGCGCCCAGCGTATCCTAG
- a CDS encoding HD domain-containing protein — translation MDDTVSKNVRVADFQKGDKCACALLIKQAQVRLSSRNEKYLDATLQDRSGEINAKLWSWGSSPAPDAGSAVFVQGHITEYQGKLQMKVEQLRAARPEEFAWDDLVPSAPLSGEKMYAAVLAIAKSLEDAPLSRLACAMLESDREKLCIWPAALSNHHAERSGLLHHTLSMLRAAEALLPVYPQLNRSLLLCGVIAHDMCKIEEMNITPVGLASEYTARGKMLGHIVCGVERVARLARAAGLDEERSLLMQHMVLSHHGRVEYGSPRVPMFPEAEVLSMLDMLDARMFEMAQALSSTLPGEFTDPVWSLEKRRLYKPVLKKEAPHSASVAE, via the coding sequence ATGGATGATACGGTATCGAAAAACGTCCGCGTTGCGGATTTCCAAAAGGGCGACAAATGCGCCTGCGCGCTGCTGATCAAGCAGGCCCAGGTGCGCCTGTCCAGCCGCAATGAAAAGTATCTGGACGCGACACTGCAGGACAGAAGCGGGGAGATCAACGCCAAGCTCTGGTCGTGGGGAAGCAGCCCCGCGCCCGATGCGGGCTCGGCGGTGTTTGTGCAGGGGCACATCACCGAATACCAGGGCAAACTGCAGATGAAGGTAGAGCAGCTGCGCGCGGCGCGGCCCGAGGAGTTTGCCTGGGACGATCTGGTGCCCTCCGCCCCGCTGTCCGGCGAAAAGATGTACGCGGCGGTGCTGGCGATTGCCAAATCGCTGGAGGACGCGCCGCTATCCCGCCTGGCCTGCGCCATGCTGGAGAGCGACAGGGAAAAGCTGTGCATCTGGCCGGCCGCGCTGAGCAACCATCACGCTGAGCGCAGCGGGCTGCTGCACCACACGCTGAGCATGCTGCGCGCCGCAGAGGCGCTGCTGCCAGTGTACCCGCAGCTGAACCGCAGCCTGCTTTTGTGCGGGGTGATCGCGCACGACATGTGCAAAATCGAGGAGATGAACATCACGCCCGTGGGCCTGGCGAGCGAGTACACGGCCCGCGGCAAGATGCTGGGACACATCGTCTGCGGCGTGGAGCGCGTGGCGCGCCTTGCGCGCGCGGCGGGTCTGGATGAGGAGCGCAGCCTGCTGATGCAGCATATGGTGCTCTCCCACCACGGGCGCGTGGAATACGGCAGCCCGCGCGTGCCCATGTTTCCCGAGGCCGAGGTGCTCAGCATGCTGGATATGCTCGATGCGCGCATGTTTGAGATGGCGCAGGCGCTCTCCAGCACCCTGCCGGGCGAGTTTACCGATCCAGTGTGGTCGCTTGAGAAGCGCAGGCTCTACAAGCCGGTGCTGAAAAAGGAGGCGCCGCACAGCGCGTCCGTGGCAGAATAG
- a CDS encoding ATP-binding protein: MKSKSLLLRRILLLILTTVLLFGVFVVPLFMYAGRTFFTDMKAQSLLPQAHMASEMATQVKQGDMTEEHFRSVITKKTYLFSSSVFVFDSDQAPLFSVLPAKGAAQSYLNVLPAQNWQEDALYRALQPYIRRILAGEEVSDYFTGGARRWRYLMVGVPMQNTDGEMVGALIMAQPLPELEAALRSLNFSVIWGMVLVFLLMLLPCYWAARRIARPLGQMRDAALAMTHGNFSVRADAAAGGEIGQLAHALNDLSGALSRTIEDLKAERNRLRYIIDSISDGLIAMDRTGAITQVNPALLQLFDLKDASLVRASVGDDAFWQDMHACLSQGGSLVRSMHVGARVLRVSIAPMSSGAEALGAVALMQDITESAHLEQVRRAYVANVSHELRTPVASIRAMSETLSDGMLQDPADRQRYYGMILRESMRLSRLIDDLLELSRLQSETQALAQRDFAIGPLLRHAASRFEALAQDMDIHFALRADVGALPPVHSNSDRIEQILVILLDNALKYTGSGGHVTLDALADEAHVLVRCQDDGVGIAPEHLPHIFERFYKVDSAHSGGGTGLGLSIARELAQRLGVRIEVKSAPHAGSTFTLYIPRA; the protein is encoded by the coding sequence ATGAAGTCCAAAAGCCTCCTGTTGCGCCGCATCCTGCTGCTGATCCTGACAACCGTGCTGCTTTTCGGCGTCTTTGTGGTGCCGCTTTTCATGTACGCGGGGCGCACCTTTTTTACGGATATGAAGGCGCAGAGCCTGTTGCCCCAGGCGCACATGGCATCGGAGATGGCCACGCAGGTCAAGCAAGGGGATATGACCGAGGAGCACTTCCGCTCGGTCATCACCAAAAAGACCTATCTTTTTTCCTCCAGCGTATTTGTCTTTGACAGCGATCAGGCTCCCTTGTTTAGCGTGCTCCCCGCCAAGGGCGCCGCGCAATCGTACTTAAACGTGCTGCCTGCGCAAAACTGGCAGGAGGACGCGCTCTATCGCGCGCTGCAACCCTACATCCGGCGCATTCTCGCAGGCGAGGAAGTTTCCGATTACTTTACCGGCGGCGCCCGCCGCTGGCGCTACCTGATGGTGGGCGTGCCCATGCAGAATACCGACGGGGAGATGGTGGGCGCGCTGATCATGGCGCAACCCCTGCCCGAGCTGGAGGCGGCGCTGCGCTCGCTCAATTTTTCCGTCATCTGGGGTATGGTGCTGGTGTTTCTGTTGATGCTGCTTCCCTGCTACTGGGCAGCGCGGCGCATCGCGCGCCCGCTGGGGCAGATGCGCGACGCGGCGCTGGCGATGACGCACGGCAATTTCAGCGTGCGCGCGGACGCCGCGGCGGGCGGGGAGATTGGCCAGCTTGCCCACGCGCTCAATGACCTTTCGGGGGCGCTCTCGCGCACCATCGAGGATTTAAAGGCTGAGCGAAACCGCCTGCGCTACATCATCGACAGCATTTCCGATGGGCTGATCGCCATGGACAGGACGGGCGCCATCACCCAGGTCAACCCCGCGCTTTTGCAGCTGTTTGATCTCAAGGACGCCTCCCTGGTGCGCGCAAGCGTGGGCGACGACGCCTTTTGGCAGGACATGCACGCCTGCCTCAGCCAGGGCGGCAGCCTGGTACGCAGCATGCATGTGGGCGCGCGCGTGCTGCGCGTGTCCATCGCGCCCATGAGCAGCGGCGCAGAGGCGCTGGGCGCCGTGGCGCTGATGCAGGATATCACCGAATCCGCGCATCTGGAGCAGGTGCGCCGCGCCTATGTAGCCAACGTATCGCACGAGCTGCGCACGCCGGTGGCCTCCATCCGCGCCATGAGCGAGACCCTCTCGGACGGCATGTTGCAGGACCCTGCCGATCGTCAGCGCTACTATGGGATGATCCTGCGCGAGAGCATGCGCTTAAGCAGGCTGATCGACGATCTGCTGGAGCTATCCCGCCTGCAGTCCGAGACGCAGGCACTCGCCCAGCGGGATTTTGCCATTGGTCCGCTGCTGCGCCATGCGGCGTCGCGCTTTGAGGCGCTGGCGCAGGATATGGACATCCACTTTGCGCTGCGCGCCGACGTGGGCGCGCTGCCGCCCGTGCACAGCAACAGCGACCGCATAGAGCAAATTCTGGTGATTCTGCTGGATAACGCATTGAAGTACACGGGCAGCGGCGGGCACGTGACGCTGGACGCCCTGGCGGATGAGGCGCACGTGCTGGTGCGCTGCCAGGATGACGGCGTGGGCATTGCGCCCGAGCATCTGCCCCATATCTTTGAGCGCTTCTACAAGGTGGACAGCGCGCACTCGGGCGGCGGCACGGGGCTGGGGCTGTCCATCGCGCGCGAGCTTGCCCAGCGCCTGGGCGTGCGCATCGAGGTGAAGAGCGCGCCGCATGCGGGCAGCACGTTTACCCTTTATATCCCCCGGGCGTGA
- a CDS encoding response regulator transcription factor: MSHILICDDQHVLHETLGAYLAAEGFTYASAYDGDSALRKALGEHPDLIVLDLMMPGRSGLDVCREIRRSSKVPIIMLTAKGEEFDRVLGLEMGADDYIVKPFSPREVAARIRAVLRRTGSVDATVTTAQPVLHYPGLDIDINAYEVTLNGQRIACTPKEVEVLYTLAAHPGQVFGREQLLNALWGYDYSGDARAVDTQIKRIRQKLPQQETPWCIRTIYGVGYKFEVAP; encoded by the coding sequence ATGAGCCATATCTTAATCTGCGACGATCAGCATGTGCTGCACGAGACGCTGGGGGCGTATCTTGCCGCCGAGGGGTTCACCTATGCCTCAGCTTACGATGGCGATAGCGCGCTGCGCAAAGCGCTGGGCGAGCACCCCGACCTGATCGTGCTGGATCTGATGATGCCCGGCCGATCGGGACTGGACGTGTGCCGGGAGATCCGACGCTCCAGCAAGGTGCCCATCATCATGCTCACCGCCAAGGGTGAGGAATTTGACCGCGTGCTGGGCCTGGAGATGGGCGCGGACGACTACATCGTCAAGCCCTTCAGCCCGCGCGAGGTGGCGGCCCGCATCCGCGCGGTGCTGCGCCGTACAGGCAGCGTGGATGCGACGGTTACCACGGCCCAGCCTGTGCTGCACTACCCGGGCCTTGATATCGACATCAACGCCTACGAGGTCACGCTAAACGGCCAGCGCATCGCCTGCACGCCCAAGGAGGTGGAGGTGCTCTACACCCTGGCCGCGCATCCTGGGCAGGTCTTTGGACGCGAGCAGCTGCTCAACGCGCTGTGGGGCTACGATTACAGCGGCGACGCGCGCGCGGTGGATACCCAGATCAAGCGCATCCGCCAGAAGCTGCCGCAGCAGGAGACGCCCTGGTGCATCCGCACCATCTACGGGGTTGGCTATAAGTTCGAGGTCGCGCCATGA
- a CDS encoding Gfo/Idh/MocA family oxidoreductase, translating to MQPIRFGILATGDIASRVVESIKCTEGAEAYAVASRDLARAQAFAQKHSVQKAYGSYEAMLEDPAVDIVYVATPHSHHYENMMQCIAHGKHILCEKSFTVNAAQAREVVEKARAKRLFVMECMWIRFCNGTNMAVNRAKEPDIGDIRMVSIIFGRVSPDVRGDADRYNRAALAGGALLDLGCYTTNAAQMIFGDRMPTKVVTSGYLKDGIDEQGSIILEYGPGQTVTMQLAFRSHMTRHFSINGTDGKVEAIFPKCDQIHVQLQNGQTYALEANNAADNFVPYLTHVVDCLRKGLTESPIMPPKYTVRVMEILDEVRRQWGLRYPSKYE from the coding sequence ATGCAACCGATTCGATTTGGCATCCTGGCTACCGGGGACATTGCCTCGCGCGTAGTGGAGAGCATCAAATGCACCGAGGGAGCCGAGGCGTACGCCGTGGCCTCGCGCGACCTTGCGCGCGCGCAAGCATTTGCGCAAAAACACAGCGTGCAAAAGGCCTATGGAAGCTATGAGGCGATGCTGGAGGACCCAGCGGTGGATATCGTATACGTGGCTACACCGCATTCCCACCACTATGAAAACATGATGCAGTGCATTGCGCATGGCAAGCATATTCTCTGCGAGAAGTCCTTCACCGTCAACGCGGCGCAGGCCAGGGAAGTCGTGGAAAAGGCGCGCGCGAAGCGCCTCTTTGTGATGGAATGCATGTGGATTCGCTTCTGTAACGGCACCAACATGGCGGTCAACCGCGCAAAAGAGCCGGATATCGGCGATATCCGCATGGTGAGCATCATCTTCGGCCGCGTGTCGCCCGACGTACGCGGCGATGCGGACCGCTACAACCGCGCGGCGCTGGCAGGCGGCGCGCTGCTGGATCTGGGCTGCTACACGACAAATGCGGCGCAGATGATCTTTGGCGACCGGATGCCCACCAAGGTGGTAACCAGCGGCTATCTCAAAGACGGCATCGATGAGCAAGGCTCGATTATCCTGGAATACGGCCCGGGCCAGACCGTCACCATGCAGCTGGCCTTCCGCTCACACATGACGCGGCATTTTTCCATCAACGGCACCGACGGTAAGGTGGAAGCCATCTTTCCCAAGTGCGACCAGATACATGTTCAGCTGCAAAACGGCCAAACCTATGCGCTGGAGGCAAACAACGCGGCGGATAACTTTGTGCCGTATCTGACCCATGTGGTCGATTGCCTGCGCAAGGGCCTGACAGAGAGCCCCATCATGCCGCCGAAGTACACCGTGCGGGTGATGGAGATCCTGGATGAGGTTCGCCGCCAGTGGGGATTGAGATACCCATCCAAATATGAATAA